Genomic DNA from Dioscorea cayenensis subsp. rotundata cultivar TDr96_F1 chromosome 1, TDr96_F1_v2_PseudoChromosome.rev07_lg8_w22 25.fasta, whole genome shotgun sequence:
ctgtttttaaattgtaactttcttgtagtgtggGTTGCCAACAAAGATATTGTGAATTCGCAGGGACAGGTTGCTGATAGTTTGCAAAGCAGCTACAAGAGCTTGGAGGTCCGCCTCAATATAGGCTTCAGCAGTAATTGGTAAGCATCATGCAATAGAGATATTATAGTTAGAAGAAGAAACAGAGAAACCCCCACTACAAACCTGGTTGTGGTCATTCCACGCAAAagcagagaagagaaaaaggctGTCAGAACTGGTAAAATTACTAAGAATCATTCTCCTGCACATGGGATCCCTGTGAGCACAGTTGTTTTTAGCAAAATTAATGGCCTTTTGAGCAATAATGGAAAAATTGGGGCTGATATTGCTGAAGTTTGTGAACCCCGTTCTTTTaatgcattttgtttttttttaatttaaattggttttagttaaaattttatttatatatgttttttttatttatattaggcTTGTTCTCATCCTATCCCAACAAACTCaccaaatttgattttttttttttttttgagccAACCAACTGTGCTTGATTACCGctatcttcatgatcttgatcTATAGGTAACTAAGAACTGAGAAATCCTCTTGTCTCTTCTCTTGTAAGCCTTCTTAGAGTGGGTAATAAGGTTGAGTGGTCTCCATCCAGTGTCGTGGTTGTGAAGAGTTTCTAGGTAAGTCTATTGTTAGATCTTCTGATGTGTACTGATCCTTGTAAACTGCTTTGTAGTCTTTAATCATATTCTTATCTCGTTGATCATCTTATTCCTTAATATGCTTGTTTCTGTTCAAATTGAGTCATGCTTCTATGATCCCCCGTTTTTATTTGCCCATGATTAGTACAGTTAAGATAAACTTGCTTGGGTTGCATGCATGGTTGTAGTGAATACATGCAAGCATTACTTCTCCATGTTTCTACCTGGTCATGttgttatgtttatttatttgaatatcttATTTGTATGTGTGTGGTGAGTCTCggtttcattatttttttccttttaattatcGTTAATTTCAGGGAGGCTAAGTTGATGCCATTGTAAGTACTTTAAGTTATATAGTGATGTCGTATTAGATATGTATGCCATGATGATACTACGGACCTGATGGCAGTGGAGAAATGGACTTTTAATCAAGCCAAAGTTTTCCTTTTTATGGTGTTAGCAATCCCAACATTTCACTTTTGATGGATTTgtgttgtgtatatatataaggatgttgttgtgtttatatatatatatatatatatatatatatatatatatatatgcattatcCTTCAGTAGTTAATTAGTAATATTTTAGCAGGTTAATTATCTTCTTGTTGCACCTTGTTGTTTGGGTTAGGAGGTgcagtgttttaattgaaatctTATTTTATCCAATGATATTTATTACCTGATCCTTTTTAAGAATAGGTTCATACTAGTTCTATATCTCTTCCCTAATAGAGTGTCTGTATGTTATACTTGAAATTCAAGAATTCTTGATGACTTGTAAAGTTAGGATTACTAAATTGATTTTATGTCTATAGGTTCTTTTGTGAAGAGTTGAGTGGGAAtcaatttggatttttggaaatttagcGAATATTAGGTAtgtaaccacatataaatcataCTATGTATATACATCCTTTGACACTagctaaattttttaatttactcattttaattatttattttgtaaaattagaTTACTGTTACTCAATCTAACTTTATTTCTTtaagtattattaattttagacttatcatttaattatttaaaaaaaaattaattaaagactgttttttttaaaactaaaagttCTGAATTATTTAAATGTTGATTTACTTAAATTCTGAATTATTATatactttatttaaattctgGTTTCCAGATATCCTATCAATTCTGATTCTTTTAAAACTCTGAATCTTCAGATATTTAATCAATTTCTGATTATTTGCATTCTATGTCTTACTTGAAAATTTGGTATAGTTTATTTTTCtgattaatgatattttgaATTATCGACTAAAGTTaaataactggtttattttgatatgataaaatggTATCACCGTGACTGTGAGTTTCTTGTACTTTGCCCGATCTAAATTTTGTTAGtctattgttttgtgaacatgcaTTATTTTGACATAGATTCTAGTCTCCAATTAAGTATGCAATAATTCTATCACTaagggttaaacactgaccatgtcgacGCGTATTTTGATCTAGAAACTATAGCTTCCCACCGCTTATCGTTGGTGAAGAATAATGGCCTTTAATAATTTTGGCTCAGGTCACCGaaggtaaaaatatgacttctgataaattttgtctcgggtcaccgagggtaaatatatgaattttgtgattttgttttggcaatagttgtttaggggacctatatgctcaaTTTTTAACATCTGTCTTTACgtgaaataaatttgttttgttgattttgcaatttgataaattatgattttgtataagtgatccctatatttttagtgggtgcttactgggctgtcaagctcataaatattgttgatatttttttcagatcagaAGTAGAGGcgagtggcggatagcttagcgggaATCGTTGGGCCATCGCCATTTTAATTAGCATGTAATATGTCCCGTTTGTTGTGggcctaggttttatttgaataagctTGTATTGACTGTGCTAAACACTTAGTTTGTTTCTTTCAATGTTGAACTATGTTTTTGTTCCTAGTTTTCGCTTCCttgtttgattttatgatttttgagaacaagttttgaggccttgcatgcctactggGTCTCGGCTTGGTTGGTGTGttggccgtttgtcagcgcacttGGCCTGGAGAGCCGGGTTTGGGGCGTGAATAAGAACTTTGATCCTCATATGGTAAAACGGTTGAGAAAGCCAGCTACCAGTTACAAATCCCTCAAAAAACTAAATAGTCTTACCAGTTAAAGCCAAAATCAAGTTCCAAACACCTTGAGATTTACatcaattataaaacaaatgtcTGGAGATTAAGGGTaaagattacaaaaaaaatacacatgcTTCTTAGACCCAGATTAATAGAATGAAGGATCAGTGGTGGATAACCTCCCATTAAAGGTTAGCCAAAGGAAGTACTTGACTGGGGGATGACTTTGAGAGACCAGAGCTTCTTCCAACCCACCCAAGGATCGGGAGCCGCAaacctattattcaaaaaatgatAATCAGAAGATGCAACCTTATGCTTAAAGGTCTTGGGAGCCCAAACCCACTCATTTGAGGAATTGGATTCACTTGACCCAGTCTAGGATAGATCACATCCACTGAAGGACCAAACAAATCAATTAAACGGTGAAGATCCCATTTGTTATCTGAACAAAAATCAGAACAATTGAGAAGATTTAAGTCCAGATTCATGTTAATATAAGTTGGTTTATAGGCAAGAGAGATTTCACCATACCATGGGTCATAGAGCAAAGAAGTGCAAGACGGATTAACTGTTTTAATCCAACAATGTGGTTTAAGAATGGAAGCGGTCATGCACAACCCTCGAAAGAACCAAGAACATTTTGGAGGGATGGGATCTTTCCAAAAATTAAGGCGGCCATACTTCTGCTGCAAAATGCCAACCCAAACTGTTAACAATCGAGAGATTCTTTAGAGGAAGGCCCCCATCAGTTTTAGGCACAATAATTCGACTCCAAGAAACAACATGGATGTTGTTGGTGTTCCTAAGTGGGGCTATACATGGTTGActatatatcaaattaatggGATGCATTAGTGCCTAAATTAGTGGTGTTGTATATAGTTAATTGCTATTGCATAAGTTTAGGCAATTAGAGCTGTGATTGTTCTAAATTACAGGGATAATGCTGGATATATAGTCATGTAATCTATACATTCAAAGTATGAACAAGAAATATTTACCTCTTCCAAAAGGTTTTCTCTTCAAaagttcttatttttcttcagaTGCCCTTTCCATTTCCACCCTTGTCCCAAAAGAAATTTCTAACAATCTTAGTAATCTCCCTGAGAATGGAATCAGGAATGGGATAGACTGGGAGGTAGTAAGTAGAAACAGCTAGAATTGAAGAGTTGATCAGAATTGACTTAGTAGCTAAAGATAATTTAGAGTGTTTCCATCTAGAACAAGTATGAGAAATCCTATCAACCATAGTTTTAAAATAGGAAACACCTAAACCCTTGGGAGAAATCAAACTTTCAAGGTATGTAAGGGGAAAGGAGGAAATTTTGAACCTAAGAATTGAGTAGATACTTTTAGATACTCTAGAATTGAACCAAGTGGGAAAGTAGATAGCAGACTTGGAAACATTAGCATTTTGGCCAATTATCCAAGCATAAATATTTAGGCACAAATTAATGTTCCTAGCTGCTTTCCTGGAGGCATGGGAGATAAGGATCAGGTCATCAGCATACATAAAGTGATTGAAATTATAGGATAGATTAGAATCGAAACCCAAGATCATACCAGATCTCAGAGCTAAATTAAGCATTGAGGAAAGATTTTGAGAAACCAAGATGAAGAGGTAAGAAGAAATGGAATCACCTTGGCGGACTCCATGGGAAGAGGAAATCCAGGGGGAGGGAGAGCCAATgataagaaaagagaaggaactgGACTTGAGACAAGTTTtgatccaagaaatccaagtGCTAGGAAAATTTATCTTAGCTagggtggcaagaattgcattccagCTTAACGTATCATAAGCTTTTTTTCAATGTCTATTTTTGTTAACATCATAGAGGAGTCATTGATGCCATGCTCTAGAGAATGCATAATCTCTTGTAAGgcaataatgttatcaaaagAACAGCGACATAGCCTTGTTCTCATCATCAATGATAGAAGCTATGTCCATTCTCAtcttatatataactaaatgtTAACCATAGCATGTGACCAAGGACATCAGCAAGAATCCTAAAATAATTATCAAGGATAGTATGCAAACATATTGAATAAGTACCCAGTACAAACATGATGAATTCATAACAGAAAAATTAACATTAGCAACTTCTtcaaataattcattaaatGGTCTGCTTAATTTGAAAACCAACTGATAATCATCAAGGATAGCATCCAATTCAAGCCATTGCATTTGTTGACAGATAATTCTGAACATCTCAAAGCTTATTGTATTTGGTACAATCAGGGCATTATGCTCTTAATGTCAAAGAGATCGCATGCTCAATTGTGAATATCTTCAATTTTCAACAGAAAAATTCCATTATAATTGTTCATCTGATCATCACAATGTGGCTGACTGATTAGGAAACAGAGCTACCCAAATGAAAGTTGGAATGGGCATATGGAGTGTCTTTCAACAGACTACAAATAACATGCTTCTTTAATTGCGTTAACAACCTTTATAATTGACAAGAGTTCAATTTAGAGCCCAGAAGAAACTCATTAGCCCCTGCTGCAAAGGAGGCAGATTTAGAAGTATTACACCATTTAATTTCTTGACAAATCTTTAGACATCCAAGTGAAGTCTAACATGATGTGGGGTAGgcatgagtttttttattttaattttttactctTTACCCTGTGAAGTGGATAAGTTTCATATGGCAAGAACGAGACAACTTTATAAGaatcaaaaaattttgtaaacCTATACAAAGTTAGTACTTGTTATATTACAGGTACTCAAAAACTACAAACTGTAATTTGTTGAGGGTTCTCAACAGCAAGCATGGAGCATGTCGATTGGCAAGAGATGAAAATGGAGCTAAGCAATTGCATCTCTATCTCCTCTTCTTAGCAAGGACAACACATACTCCATGGCAATGTGATAGGACCATCGCATGGCAAATCAATTTCTTCTTCAGATATCCTCAACAGCTCCTTGAAAATACTGTTTTCTAGGTATTCCAAGGGAACCATAAAACGCTTCCCCTCAGAAGTGTACACATTAAAATGGCCCTTCTCAACAATAGATGATGTACTGCATCCATTGAAATCAGAGTGTGCATCAGCTCTTGGTGTAAAGACCATTCTCTTGAGGGATGGAACCTTCAGCAACTTCCTTGCCATCTCTGAAAAATGTTTATGGGAATCAAAGCTTTATGTGTATGTCAAGTTGTGAATGTCTTGGTGGTAAGAACAACGATTGCCATAGTCTTATATAGGTGAGTAATAGTTAAGCTACTCCCACTGATGGTAGGAGCAAGGCCATGTTCTGAAAACATACATGAAAAGACATGAGACTAACATTTTTGGATTAGATGCTGCAATTGGCGCATGAAGAATGGACCAGATGTGTTTGTTGATAGTATTACATTTCTTAATGACCTTCTTGACGTACTATTGGCATGTTAGGGCCAGGATATCAATCCATCTGTATGCATTCAAAGTGAACTGTGAGTCTTGGATTGATAATGTAGAACCAACATGTCATTGGCATGTCAAGAACGCCGACGAAATGCAATGCTAGCCATATACGCATCTGGTCCACTCTTCATGTGAAAATTGCAACACCAAATCTAAAGACATTAATTGCAACATGGATTTGTTCCTACCATCAGTGGGAGAAGCTATACCCTTACTCAGCTATATAAGCATATGACAGCCATTTCCCTTGCCACCAAGACATTCACAACTTTCATATACAACAAGCTTTGATTCTCATACAAGTCACTGAGAAATGACAATGAAGTTGCTGAGGGTTCCATCCCTTAAGAGAATGATCTCTTCACCAAGAGTGGATAAACTATCAGATTTCAATGAATACAATACATCATCTGTTGCAGAGAAGGGACATTTCTTTCTTTATACATCGGAGGGGAAGCGATTCATGGTTCCCTTGGCATATCTCACCAATAATGtcttcaaggagctcttgaagATATCTGAAGAAGAATTTGGGTTGCCAGGCGATGATCCCATCACATTGCCCTGTGATGCAGCATCAATGGAGTATATGCTGTCCATGCTGAGAAGAGGAGTATCTGAAGAGGTGGAAAAGTCATTGCTTAGCTCCATTTTCATTTCTTACAAATCAACATGCTCTGATCTTGCCATACAAAATACTCAATATCTTGCAGTTTGTAGTTGCTGATTCATTAATTCTTGATATACTTATTCTAATTTCTCAAATCCTCACTTGTATATCCTATACAATTTTGTGATGCCtcaaatatattacaaatacatATGATTTATCACTTAATTCACCGATGTCAATGATTGACAATATCCTGTAAACAAGCAATCGATTGGTAATTGCctcaattttccaaaaataaaataaaaaaaccaataaaagcaAGACGAAATTGAAGTcgaaaacaaataaatggacATTTCCAACTTGCTCATAAAATTGGTTGGATAAGCTGCTTAATTTGAAAAGCATGTGCTTGTTATTTATCAAGGATAGCATCCAACAACAAGCGTTTACTATTAGATGGAAATAATCATGAACTACTTAATCTAATTGTTTTTTCTGTATTTAGAGAGATTTTTCTTGTAAATTTAATTGCAGCATTCTTGTCATGTAGAAAATATTTCACTTAGGTCGAGCATTCTTGTCATGTAGAAAATATTTCACTTAGGTGGACCTAAGTGAAATATTTTCTACATGACAAGAATGCTGCAATTAAATTTACAAGAAAAGGGTTCTTTCATGCTTACCGACGCTCAGAAGCTGTTTTTTAAAAGAACCCTATAATGGCATGGAAACACTTTTTTGGAAAGATAGTTGACTTAATGGTAGGGCATCAATGTATTTGTGGCCAGACGAGTAAAGGGATTGTCTACGGCTCAATGGCACGGTTCAGGAGCTTATCCATCTGTTTGATGAGATGCCCTTCTCAGGACTTGGGGAATTGAGGCACTTACGTGATCAGGTGTGGACGGCGGTTAGTCCGATGAGGGATAGGATTTCGTGGAAGCTCTCAGGAAATGGGTTGTTTACGGTTAAgtccttttataatttcttaatcCATGGTGGAATTATATGTCCGGTGTCTTGATTTTATTTGGCGAAATTGGTGccctaaaaaaattaa
This window encodes:
- the LOC120262934 gene encoding auxin-responsive protein SAUR36-like, translating into MTMKLLRVPSLKRMISSPRVDKLSDFNEYNTSSVAEKGHFFLYTSEGKRFMVPLAYLTNNVFKELLKISEEEFGLPGDDPITLPCDAASMEYMLSMLRRGVSEEVEKSLLSSIFISYKSTCSDLAIQNTQYLAVCSC